TCATAACACCAATCTGAGACTACTTCTGTAGAAGCATCAAAAGCATATAAGTAATCTAGTGTAGCTGAAAATTCAAACGCTCCTTTATAACCATTATCCTTCATTCCATTTATCCATTTAGGGTTAAGTATCCTTGATATAACAACTTTATTAATTTCATCCTGTAATTTTGAAATCTTGGATAATCCAAATTTTGATAAATCACCATGATACATTTCAGGAAATTTACCGCTCAATTTTTTTACTGCTGAAGATAATCCACCCTGAAACTGATAATAATCGTCAGAATCTAAAATATCATGTTCCTTATTATCTTGGTTATGAACAACTAACTGCACATTTTTAAGTGCATTTTCTAATGATTTTTTATCCTCTATAGGTTCAAGATTATCACTGTAAATCCACTTACTCCAATTAAGAAAAGATTCTCCAAAATCATCAATATTTTCCCAATTAGAATTAGAAATTAGTTCTTGCAGACCAGCTCCATATGAACCTGGCGCTGATCCAAATATACGATTAATTGAATCACCATCCCTTGATGCCCCAGCAAGAGGGTTAAATTTATCATCCTCATTAAGATTAGAAACAAGATTTATTGCTTTAGAAGTTAATTTAACTAACTGTGGAAATGCATCTCTAAACATTCCCGAAATCCTTAAAGTAACATCAACCCTTGGTCTTTCGAGAACAGATAAAGGAATGATTTCTAGATCAACTACTCTTCTTGAAGGCCCATCCCAAATAGGCTGTACTCCTAATAAATATAGTATTTGACAAATGTCTTCACCACCATTTCTCATTGTGGATGTTGCCCATACAGATATTGCTATATTTTTTAAATCTTCTCCATTATCTTGTTTGTATAAATCAAGTATTTGTGAAGCAGACTGACAACCAACACTCCATGCTGATTCAGTTGGCAGTCCTCTCGAATCAATTGAAAAGAAATTTTTACCAGTGGGTAAAGTTTCAGTTTTACCTCTCGTAGGAGCTCCAGATGGACCGCTTTTTACATATTGTCCCTTTAATGAATTAATAAATGATAATTTCTCATTATATGAAGAATTAATGATTGGAATTAGAATCTCTTTTTTTAATAATAAAAAATACTTATTGTGTTTTTTTTCATTAAAGAAATAGTCTATTATTTTCTGATTTTTATATTTTTCTAGATTTTTTATATTGGTATTCTTTTTGTAAAAAAACAAATATATTAAATACTTTGCTTGTTGTTCCAAAAAATCAATAGCCATTCTAAAGTTTAAAATATTTTTGTTGGAAAAAGTCAATAATATTTTTTTATCATTTTCACTTAACATTTGATCATATTGATTTGTCCAAGGATTAAAATCTAGTTTTAAATGTTTTGCTATATATTGAATAACACCAATTCGGTTCGTATTTGGTACTCTAGCAATACACAAGAATAAATTTATTTCATTAATGTCAGTCTGCCTATTGCCAAAAATATGCAAACCTGTCCTAATTTGAGATTCTTTAATTTTGCAAAGAAAGGAATCAATTTCTTCTATTTGATTATTTTTATTCTTTAAAGTAATTTCGCTAAAATCTTTTTTTATTAATTCAAAAATCGAATTTTCTATTATTTCAATCCGATTAGAATTTAATAATTTTGCTTCAAAATATTCGTCTAAATAATTTTCTAATATTGAATATTTTCCATATAATTCTGACCTATCCAAAGGAGGGGTTAAATGATCAATAATTGTTGCAGCAGTTCTTCTTTTAGCTTGGGATCCTTCTCCAGGATCATTTACGATAAAGGGATATATGTTTGGTATTGCGGGACAAATAATATTTGGAAAACATTTATTGCTGAGACCTATAGATTTACCAGGTAACCATTCAACAGTCCCATGTTTACCAATATGACACATAGCATTTGCATTAAAAACTTTTTCAATCCAAAAATATTGTGCTAAATATCTATGGGGAGGTGGAAGATCGGGAGAATGAATATCTCTATCAGTGAAAGCGTCATAACCTCGTTGAGGTTGAATCAATAATGTTATTTTTCCAAATCTAATACCATTTATTGAGAAACCTTTATTATCTAAATCGATCGCATCAGATGGCTTACCCCAACGACTAACAATAATATTTTGGGGATCAATTTCTAAATAATTCCAATATTTTAAATATTCACTAAGTGGTAAGTAATCTAATGGTTTATTATTTTGAGATTCAATATCATTAGTTCTAGTTTTTATAAGCATTGACATTAATTCCGAAGAATCTTGAGGATAATTACAAGATCCAAGGTCATAACCTTCTTCTTTTAACCAATTAAGAATATTTATTATTGAAGATGGTGTATTTAGACCAACGCCATTACCGATTCTTCCGTTCTTTACTGGATAATTACTTATTACTAAACAAATTCTTTTATCAAAATTATTAAGATTCTGAAGTTTCACATAATTTGATGCAAATTTTGAAATCCATTTAATACCAACTTGATCAGCTTTATAACTAGTTATTTCAGTGTAAAGTGTATTTTTTTTTGAAATTATTTCTTTAAATGCTGAAGGACAGGTAGTAATTCTTCCATCAAATTCTGGAATAATTATTTGCATTAATAAATCAGAGGAATTCATTCCAATGGATGAATTTAACCAATTTTTTCTTGATTTATTAGAAGAAAGAAGCTGTAAAATTGGGATATTAAGAGAAGTAAAAATATTTGTTGAACTTTCAATTAAATCATTATTTTTGATTTGAGATGAAGAAAATGAAGTTGTGGTAATTATTAGTTTAATATCTTGTTTTTTAAAAATGTCTATTAATTTCTCTTGAATAATATGATCTTTTAGTGTTGAAATAAAAAATGTTTTAGGGGATAGTCCGCATTTTCTTAACTGCAAGTTAAGTTTTTCGTTTACTTCAATTTCATTAGCCAAAAAAAGTGACTTATAGGATATTATTCCTATCTTTTCACCTTTTTCAATTTTCCAATCATACAAATAAGGATCTGCATAACAAGTAATATTCAAAAACTTATCAGGGATTAATGCTTCATCTAACTGCAGATAATTTAAACAATTAAGAAATTGTCTATAATTATCCAGACCTCCAGATCTTAGTAATTTAGAAATATTTAATGCAATATCATTATCTATACTACTTATTTCACATAAGGAAAATTCCTGGTCAAAGGTTCCTGATAGGATTACTAGCTTTCTTTCTTTGTTAACTGATTGCCAGTTTAAAAGTTGTTCAATTCCATAGTTCCATGTACCTTTATCTCCAAATAATCGAACTACGACAACTTTTGCATAATTAATCGTTTTTAATAGATAGTTATCTATTTGAGCTGATGAATTTAAATTAGAAATTTCTAAAGCTCTTAGATTATTTTTTAATGAAGCAAATTCTTTTTCTAACAATAAGATTGATATTAGATTTAAATCTGCTTTGACACTAGTTATAAAAATAAAATCAGCTACTGGTTGCTCAATTAAATCATCCTTATTCTTTTCATTTCCTGCTATATTTAATATCCTGTGCATTTTTATATATAAATAAGGTTTAGAATAAGTAAGTAGGATAAAACAAGTTTACCTTAATTAATTAAATTGAATATGCATGAATTTCTTCCATACGCCTGGTTCGAAGGTAAATGTATTCCATTTAAAGAAGCAAAAATATCAATAGCTACTCATGCACTACATTACGGTACTGCTGCATTTGGGGGAATGCGAGCGATACCTAACCCTACAAATAAAGAAGAATTCCTTTTGTTTAGAACTGAAAAACACATAAAAAGATTATCTCAAAGTGCAAAATTACTATTAACTGATATTTCTGAAGAATATATGTTTAAAGCCTTAGAAGAAGTTATAAAAAGAAACAAGCCAGAAAAACCTATTTATATAAGACCATTTGTATATACAAGCGATTTAGGTATAGCTCCAAGGTTACACAATATTGAAACAAATTTCTTTATTTATTGTATTGAACTAGGAGATTATCTATCACCAGAGGGTGTTTCTTGTAGAATGAGTAGTTGGACTAGACAAGAAGATAGATCTCTCCCCTTGCGAGGAAAAATAAGTGGAGCATATATTACTAGTTCATTAGCTAAAACAGAAGCTAGTTTATCGGGTTTTGATGAAGCCTTGCTATTAAATTCAAATGGTAAGGTAAGCGAAGCTAGTGGTATGAATTTATTTATTGTAAGAAATGGAGACTTAATCACTCCTGGTGTTGATCAAGATATCCTTGAGGGGATTACTAGAGCTAGTGTAATTGAATTAGCAAAATCATTTGGAATAAATGTAATTGAAAGGCCTGTTGATAAAACAGAATTATTAATAGCAGATGAAGTTTTTCTAACTGGTACTGCAGCAAAAATTACACCAGTTAAAAAAATTGAATCAACTGAATTAAATGTTAAAAGACCAATAATGAATAAATTAAAAAGTAAGCTTATAGAAATAACAGAAGGTCGTTCTCAAGACTATGATAATTGGGTAACAAGAATTTCACTACAATAAATTGATTTTTACCTAACAATGGAATCTTTCAGAGCCTATCTAAATAGAGATGAAAAACCATTAATTATTTTTGACGG
The window above is part of the Prochlorococcus marinus CUG1415 genome. Proteins encoded here:
- the cobN gene encoding cobaltochelatase subunit CobN, with the translated sequence MHRILNIAGNEKNKDDLIEQPVADFIFITSVKADLNLISILLLEKEFASLKNNLRALEISNLNSSAQIDNYLLKTINYAKVVVVRLFGDKGTWNYGIEQLLNWQSVNKERKLVILSGTFDQEFSLCEISSIDNDIALNISKLLRSGGLDNYRQFLNCLNYLQLDEALIPDKFLNITCYADPYLYDWKIEKGEKIGIISYKSLFLANEIEVNEKLNLQLRKCGLSPKTFFISTLKDHIIQEKLIDIFKKQDIKLIITTTSFSSSQIKNNDLIESSTNIFTSLNIPILQLLSSNKSRKNWLNSSIGMNSSDLLMQIIIPEFDGRITTCPSAFKEIISKKNTLYTEITSYKADQVGIKWISKFASNYVKLQNLNNFDKRICLVISNYPVKNGRIGNGVGLNTPSSIINILNWLKEEGYDLGSCNYPQDSSELMSMLIKTRTNDIESQNNKPLDYLPLSEYLKYWNYLEIDPQNIIVSRWGKPSDAIDLDNKGFSINGIRFGKITLLIQPQRGYDAFTDRDIHSPDLPPPHRYLAQYFWIEKVFNANAMCHIGKHGTVEWLPGKSIGLSNKCFPNIICPAIPNIYPFIVNDPGEGSQAKRRTAATIIDHLTPPLDRSELYGKYSILENYLDEYFEAKLLNSNRIEIIENSIFELIKKDFSEITLKNKNNQIEEIDSFLCKIKESQIRTGLHIFGNRQTDINEINLFLCIARVPNTNRIGVIQYIAKHLKLDFNPWTNQYDQMLSENDKKILLTFSNKNILNFRMAIDFLEQQAKYLIYLFFYKKNTNIKNLEKYKNQKIIDYFFNEKKHNKYFLLLKKEILIPIINSSYNEKLSFINSLKGQYVKSGPSGAPTRGKTETLPTGKNFFSIDSRGLPTESAWSVGCQSASQILDLYKQDNGEDLKNIAISVWATSTMRNGGEDICQILYLLGVQPIWDGPSRRVVDLEIIPLSVLERPRVDVTLRISGMFRDAFPQLVKLTSKAINLVSNLNEDDKFNPLAGASRDGDSINRIFGSAPGSYGAGLQELISNSNWENIDDFGESFLNWSKWIYSDNLEPIEDKKSLENALKNVQLVVHNQDNKEHDILDSDDYYQFQGGLSSAVKKLSGKFPEMYHGDLSKFGLSKISKLQDEINKVVISRILNPKWINGMKDNGYKGAFEFSATLDYLYAFDASTEVVSDWCYEEVYKSWLCDLDLRNFFLENNPWALRDIAQRFLEIVNRKMWNNCSSDVIENLKNIIINTDSKIEKNEF
- a CDS encoding branched-chain amino acid transaminase, which translates into the protein MHEFLPYAWFEGKCIPFKEAKISIATHALHYGTAAFGGMRAIPNPTNKEEFLLFRTEKHIKRLSQSAKLLLTDISEEYMFKALEEVIKRNKPEKPIYIRPFVYTSDLGIAPRLHNIETNFFIYCIELGDYLSPEGVSCRMSSWTRQEDRSLPLRGKISGAYITSSLAKTEASLSGFDEALLLNSNGKVSEASGMNLFIVRNGDLITPGVDQDILEGITRASVIELAKSFGINVIERPVDKTELLIADEVFLTGTAAKITPVKKIESTELNVKRPIMNKLKSKLIEITEGRSQDYDNWVTRISLQ